Below is a genomic region from Echinicola rosea.
TAGAACATTAAAATATCGCTAAGAGATGGAATTATTTAGCTTAGGAATCCGGTCAATCTTTATTGACAATATGGTATTTGCTTACTTCTTGGGAATGTGCTCTTTCTTGGCCGTTTCCAAAAAAGTGAGTACCGCTTTAGGCCTTGGTGCAGCGGTAATCTTCGTATTGACGATTACCGTGCCTTTAAACTGGCTTTTGAATGAATTTGTATTGAAGGAAGGGGCATTGTCCTTTTTAGGAGAATCTTTTGCCACCATTGATCTTACCTTCTTGAGGTTTATCATGTTCATCGCTATTATCGCAGCGATGGTGCAATTGGTGGAGATGGTGGTAGAAAAATTTGCCCCTGCACTCTATGGTGCACTGGGGATTTTCCTTCCGCTGATTGCCGTAAACTGTGCGATTCTTGGTGGATCCCTTTTTATGGCGCAGAGAGACTATACCTTGGCTGAAGCAGGTGTTTATGGATTTGGTTCTGGCACTGGCTTTTTCCTTGCAATTGTAGCTTTGGCTGCGATTCGTGAAAAATTGAAGTACTCAAATGTACCTAATGGTCTTAAAGGTCTAGGTATTACGATGTTGATTACTGGACTGATGGGCATTGCCTTTATGTCATTTATGGGCATCGACCTGTAAGATTTTCCAGTATCATAAAATATTATGAGAAGCCCTTCCTTTTTGGTTGGGCTTTTTTATTGTTATCACTGATTCAGGCATTATTTTTATGGGTAATGTGAAAACCAAAACATGGAATCTATGTCATTCACCTCTAAGCGTATAGCAAATTACTTCTTTAAAGGGTTACTTTTTGTGGCTCCCCTGGCATTGACGGTATATATCATTTATTATATCGTTCAGTTTTTGGACAATCTATTGCCTGTACCGGTGCCAGGGCTGGGAATTTTGATCGTTTTTGGGTTGATTACATTTATTGGCTACTTGGCAAATATATTCATTACCAGACCTATTTTTGAACTTGTAGAAAGATGGCTTTTCAGAATCCCATTGGTCAATATTCTCTATACGAGTATCAAAGACTTGATGTCTGCCTTTGTCGGAGACAAAAAGAAATTCAATACACCAGTTATCGTCAAGTTATCAGAACATGTTAGCCGCTTGGGTTTTATTACTCAAGAAGACCTGTCCATGATCGACGAGGAGGACTTGGTGGCTGTTTACCTTCCTCATTCCTATAATTTCAGCGGTAATTGCTTTTTGGCTCCAAGAGAGAATGTCCGTATCCTGAAAGGCGCCAACAGTACGGAGGTGATGAAGTTTATTGTATCGGGGGGTGTTTCGGAGTTGAGCCAGCCCAAAAAGTAAAAAAAAGCTCCGGTAAAGGAGCTTTTTGATTTAAAATTATATACTCACGATTAAATTTGAGCTTCTAGTTTTTGGGCAAGTACAGCTTTAGGGACTGCACCTACTTGCTTGTCCACCACTTCGCCGTTTTTGAAGAAGAGAAGGGTAGGGATACTCCTGATGCCAAATTTAGAGGCTACAGCAGGGTTTGCATCTACATCGACTTTACCTATCACCGCTTTTCCGTCATATTCGCCAGCAATTTCTTCTACTACTGGCCCGATCATTTTACAAGGTCCACACCACTCAGCCCAGAAATCTACTAATATGGGTTGGTCTGATTTGATGATTTCCTCAAAGTTTGCGTCGGTAATTTCAATTGCTTTTGCCATTTTATTATTTGTTTAAGTTTCAATTTTCCTCAAATATAATATTCTAAAGTATTTTAGGTTTTATTTAGTTCCTTAATGGAGCAAATATTTCAACAAATACCTTAGCATTTGCAGCATTAAATGATTTTGTATTGTACTTCCGGGATGCTTTCCAGCTCCTGAATCATGTCCTGTGAAGGGTCGATCAGGAATTTGGTGGACCTCAGGTCCACGGCGATTTGCTCTTTGACGTCAGTGATATTGATAAAGAGCTTGGCTTCACCTTTGTACTTAGAGGTGATGGCTTCCAGTCTTTCCATTAAGTCCAAGGTAAGGTCATCCAGGCTGATGTTTAGCCGGAGGCCTTTGACCATTCTGCTGCGGACCTCATTGAGGAGCATGATATTGCCTATTTTAAATTCCAATTCGTCAGGATTCCACCGTTTTCCCTGTACACTCCCCGTGAAGTAAAGAAACCATCCAGTCATGAAATACTCCTTGTATTTGATGTAATCTTCTCCAAATAAAAAGAATGTGTGCCCACCATTGTAGTCCTCAAGGGTCAAGGTGCCAAAAGGGTTGCCATTTTTGGTCGTACGGTGGGCAAAGGATGTGACTACTCCAGCAGCTTTGATTTCACCTTTGGCTTTCAGTGCATCTGTATTGGAAAATTCAGACAGGGGGGTATTGGTAAATGAATCAAATTCTACCTTAAACTGATCCAAGGGGTGGCCAGAGATGTACAGTCCAACCACTTCCTTCTCGATATTGAGCTGTTGTAGTTGGCTGAATGGCTCTATAGGGGTAATGCTAGGCATAGGCACTTCCATCCCTGATCCACCGCCAAATAACGACACTTGGGAGCTTTCGGCTTCCTGGGCTTTCTTTTGGGCATACTTCACGGCTTTTTCGATAAGGGTAGCGTCATGCTCTGGTGCTTCCAGGTATTGCCGCCTATGGTGGTCAGGGAAACAATCAAAACCTCCGGCCATGGCCAGTGACTCCAGCGTCTTTTTATTGACTGAGCGGAGGTTTATGCGTTGGGTAAAATCGAAAATGCTTTTGAAAGGACCATTTTCTGCCCTTTCTTCGATTACGGAATGTACAGCAGCTCCCCCGGCACCTTTAATAGCGGCGAGACCAAAGCGGATTTGTCCCTCTTGGTTTACAGTAAAGCCATCCTTGGATTCATTTACATCTGGCCCCAGCACTTCAATGCCCATTCGCTTACATTCCTCCATAAAGAACGTCACCTGCGTGATGTCATTCATGTTGTTACTGAGCACAGACGCCATATATTCTGCAGGATAGTGGGCTTTTAGGTAGGCGGTTTGATAGGCTACCCAAGCATAACAGGTGGAGTGGGACTTGTTAAAGGCATAGGAAGCAAAGGCTTCCCAATCCTTCCATATTTTTTCGAGTTTGGTTTTGTCATGGCCTTTTTCGGCCGCTTGGTTGACGAATTTTGGCTTCATCTTGTCCAAGACATCACGAAGCTTTTTACCCATGGCTTTCCGAAGTACGTCGGCCTCACCTTTGGTAAATCCTGCAAGCTTTTGAGAAAGTAACATTACCTGTTCCTGATAAACGGTAATCCCATAGGTCTCCTGGAGGTATTCTTCCATGTCGTCCAGGTCATAGGCGATGGGCTCTAGTCCATGTTTCCTTTTGATGAAACTTGGAATGTATTCCAATGGCCCCGGACGGTAAAGGGCGTTCATGGCGATCAAGTCAGCAAAAACCGTTGGTTTGAGCTCTCGCATGTATTTCTGCATGCCTGGAGATTCATATTGGAAGATACCAACGGTTTCGCCTCGCTGAAAGAGCTCATAGGTTTCCTTATCATCAATTGGGAAATTTTCCGGATCCAATTCGATACCATGGCGTTCTTTTACGATACGAACGGCATCTTTGATAAGCGTGAGGGTCTTTAGGCCCAAAAAGTCCATTTTCAGCAGGCCAGCATTCTCTACCACGGAGTTGTCAAACTGCGTACAGTACATGTCCGAGTCCTTTGCCAGTGCCACAGGTACAAAATTGGTGATGTCATCCGGCGTGATGATCACACCACAGGCATGGATGCCGGTATTCCGGACAGATCCTTCGAGAATCTTGGCTTGGTTGATGGTTTTGCTAAGGTCATCATTGCCTTTGGAGATATTGATCAGCTCATAGGCCTTGTCAATGTTCTCGGAATTGTTTTTAAGCTTCTCGGCCAGCTTTGCCCGGTCATTGGCCAGTCCAAAGAGTGCTTTTAGCTTGATGTCGGGCACCAATTTGGCCAGGCGGTCGGCGTCTGAGAGCGGTAAGTCCAAAGCCCTGGCAGTGTCACGAATGGCTGATTTTGCCGCCATGGTACCATAAGTAATGATTTGTGCCACTTGGTTGGCACCGTATTTTTCGATCACGTAATCGATTACTTTTTGACGGCCGTGGTCATCAAAGTCAATGTCAATATCGGGAAGGGAGACCCTGTCCGGATTAAGGAATCTCTCAAAAAGGAGGTCGTACGCAACGGGATCTACATTGGTGATGCCGATACAATAGGCGACTGCCGATCCTGCTGCTGATCCACGGCCAGGCCCCACGGATACGCCCATTTCCCGTGCTGCAGTGGTGAAGTCTTGAACAATCAAGAAGTAGCCCGGATATCCCGTGTTGGCAATAATGGACAGCTCAAAGTCCAGCCTTTCCCTGATTTCCTCGGTGATTTCAGGGTAGCGGCGCTTGGCCCCTTCATACGTCAGGTGCCGTAAATAGGCGTTTTCACCACGTTTGCCACCGTCCTCATCGTCCTGGGGATCCTGGAACCTTTCGGGGATATTGAATTTTGGGAGGAGTACTTCCCTCGCCAGTTTATAGGCTTCTACCTTTTCGATGATTTCATTGGTGCATTCAATGGCTTCTGGGAGATCAGCAAAGAGCTTTTTCATCTCTTCGGGTGTTTTGATATAAAACTCCTCATTGGGAAAGCCATAGCGGAACTCCCGGCCTTTCTTGCCAATATATCTTTTGGGTTTATCTACCTTCTCTCCATCTTTTACGCAGAGTAGGATGTCGTGAGCCTTCGCGTCATTCTTGGTGTTGTAATAGGTGTTGTTGGCCGCAAAATACTTGACGTCATATTTTTGGGCAAAGCGGAGGAGGACTTCGTTTACTTTTTCTTCTTCCGGAATGCCATGCCGGTTTAGCTCCACATAGAAGTCATCGCCAAACTGTTCCTTCCACCATACGAAGGCTTCTTCTGCTTGCGTCTCCCCGACATTGAGGATAAGAAAAGGAACTTCTCCCCAAAGGCCGCCAGTGGTGGCGATGATATCCCCTTTGTACTGGGTCAACAGTTCCTTGTCAATTCGGGGGACATAATAAAACCCTTGTGTATAGGCAAAAGAAGCTAATTTAGCCAAATTGTGATAGCCCGTTTTGTTTTTGGCAAGCAATACTGCTTGGAAGCCATCATCTTTTTGGGATTTGTTTTGGTGGTCACGGCAGATATTGAATTCACAACCTACCACAGGTTTTATGTCATTGTCCATAGCTGCTTTTACAAAGTGAAAAGCAGCCATCATATTGCCATGATCGGTCATGGCGATGGCAGGCATGTTAAACTCCTTCGCCCGGGCGACCATGGCCGGGATCTCAGAGGTGGCTTGGAGAATGGAGTACTGGGTATGGACGTGCAAATGGCTGAATGGAGTGTCCACCAAATCACTGATGTCAGCTTTTCGGGCCTGCTTGATCACATCTTGGGCGGCCTCCTTTTGCTGGTCCCTGGCCGCTGCAAAGTTGGCTGCATCCAGTTTTGGCGGCTCGTAAATGACTTCCTCTACGGCAAGGCCTTCTTCTGGCGGCTGTACCTTTGCAGTGATCAGGCCGAAGAAACATTTGGCGGTGGCATCCACGTCATAAGCAGCATCGTGGGCATCCTCGAAGCCTACACCGAAGAGTTTTTGGTGGAGCTCTGTGAGGGTAGGCCATTTGTATTTGCCTCCTTTTCCCCCAGGGATCGCACAGAAATCCGTGGAGATATCCTTGGTGTCAAGCTCTTTCTTTTCCAAGAGCTGCATGGGCAGGTCCACCCGTAAAAATTCCGCTCCGCAGACATTGATGTCGAAGCCAATATTGTGACCGACCAGGTATTGGGCTTTTTCTACATCCTTAT
It encodes:
- the nqrE gene encoding NADH:ubiquinone reductase (Na(+)-transporting) subunit E codes for the protein MELFSLGIRSIFIDNMVFAYFLGMCSFLAVSKKVSTALGLGAAVIFVLTITVPLNWLLNEFVLKEGALSFLGESFATIDLTFLRFIMFIAIIAAMVQLVEMVVEKFAPALYGALGIFLPLIAVNCAILGGSLFMAQRDYTLAEAGVYGFGSGTGFFLAIVALAAIREKLKYSNVPNGLKGLGITMLITGLMGIAFMSFMGIDL
- a CDS encoding DUF502 domain-containing protein is translated as MSFTSKRIANYFFKGLLFVAPLALTVYIIYYIVQFLDNLLPVPVPGLGILIVFGLITFIGYLANIFITRPIFELVERWLFRIPLVNILYTSIKDLMSAFVGDKKKFNTPVIVKLSEHVSRLGFITQEDLSMIDEEDLVAVYLPHSYNFSGNCFLAPRENVRILKGANSTEVMKFIVSGGVSELSQPKK
- the trxA gene encoding thioredoxin, with translation MAKAIEITDANFEEIIKSDQPILVDFWAEWCGPCKMIGPVVEEIAGEYDGKAVIGKVDVDANPAVASKFGIRSIPTLLFFKNGEVVDKQVGAVPKAVLAQKLEAQI
- the dnaE gene encoding DNA polymerase III subunit alpha; the encoded protein is MYIIFDTETTGLPRNYNAPITDLDNWPRLVQLAWQLHDERGKLISNQNYIVKPEGFTIPYNAEKVHGISTDRALKEGHDLKEVLEIFHKDVEKAQYLVGHNIGFDINVCGAEFLRVDLPMQLLEKKELDTKDISTDFCAIPGGKGGKYKWPTLTELHQKLFGVGFEDAHDAAYDVDATAKCFFGLITAKVQPPEEGLAVEEVIYEPPKLDAANFAAARDQQKEAAQDVIKQARKADISDLVDTPFSHLHVHTQYSILQATSEIPAMVARAKEFNMPAIAMTDHGNMMAAFHFVKAAMDNDIKPVVGCEFNICRDHQNKSQKDDGFQAVLLAKNKTGYHNLAKLASFAYTQGFYYVPRIDKELLTQYKGDIIATTGGLWGEVPFLILNVGETQAEEAFVWWKEQFGDDFYVELNRHGIPEEEKVNEVLLRFAQKYDVKYFAANNTYYNTKNDAKAHDILLCVKDGEKVDKPKRYIGKKGREFRYGFPNEEFYIKTPEEMKKLFADLPEAIECTNEIIEKVEAYKLAREVLLPKFNIPERFQDPQDDEDGGKRGENAYLRHLTYEGAKRRYPEITEEIRERLDFELSIIANTGYPGYFLIVQDFTTAAREMGVSVGPGRGSAAGSAVAYCIGITNVDPVAYDLLFERFLNPDRVSLPDIDIDFDDHGRQKVIDYVIEKYGANQVAQIITYGTMAAKSAIRDTARALDLPLSDADRLAKLVPDIKLKALFGLANDRAKLAEKLKNNSENIDKAYELINISKGNDDLSKTINQAKILEGSVRNTGIHACGVIITPDDITNFVPVALAKDSDMYCTQFDNSVVENAGLLKMDFLGLKTLTLIKDAVRIVKERHGIELDPENFPIDDKETYELFQRGETVGIFQYESPGMQKYMRELKPTVFADLIAMNALYRPGPLEYIPSFIKRKHGLEPIAYDLDDMEEYLQETYGITVYQEQVMLLSQKLAGFTKGEADVLRKAMGKKLRDVLDKMKPKFVNQAAEKGHDKTKLEKIWKDWEAFASYAFNKSHSTCYAWVAYQTAYLKAHYPAEYMASVLSNNMNDITQVTFFMEECKRMGIEVLGPDVNESKDGFTVNQEGQIRFGLAAIKGAGGAAVHSVIEERAENGPFKSIFDFTQRINLRSVNKKTLESLAMAGGFDCFPDHHRRQYLEAPEHDATLIEKAVKYAQKKAQEAESSQVSLFGGGSGMEVPMPSITPIEPFSQLQQLNIEKEVVGLYISGHPLDQFKVEFDSFTNTPLSEFSNTDALKAKGEIKAAGVVTSFAHRTTKNGNPFGTLTLEDYNGGHTFFLFGEDYIKYKEYFMTGWFLYFTGSVQGKRWNPDELEFKIGNIMLLNEVRSRMVKGLRLNISLDDLTLDLMERLEAITSKYKGEAKLFINITDVKEQIAVDLRSTKFLIDPSQDMIQELESIPEVQYKII